From Ignisphaera aggregans DSM 17230, the proteins below share one genomic window:
- a CDS encoding transcriptional regulator/antitoxin, MazE (InterPro IPR007159:IPR006339~KEGG: hbu:Hbut_1344 hypothetical protein~PFAM: SpoVT/AbrB domain protein~SPTR: A2BMG2 Putative uncharacterized protein~TIGRFAM: transcriptional regulator, AbrB family~PFAM: SpoVT / AbrB like domain~TIGRFAM: looped-hinge helix DNA binding domain, AbrB family) produces MSLTIKTRVGRKNTIYIPKAIAEAVGLREGDIVTISVKNGKIVIEVIPNPFDLALRGSKFAETTFEEFERESEEMQSELFKE; encoded by the coding sequence ATGAGTCTTACCATTAAGACTCGTGTAGGTAGGAAGAACACTATCTATATACCTAAGGCTATAGCTGAAGCTGTAGGGCTTAGGGAGGGGGACATAGTTACGATATCTGTTAAGAATGGCAAGATAGTGATAGAGGTTATTCCAAATCCATTTGATCTCGCCTTAAGAGGATCGAAGTTTGCTGAAACAACATTTGAGGAGTTTGAGAGAGAGTCTGAGGAGATGCAGAGTGAGCTATTCAAAGAGTAG
- a CDS encoding conserved hypothetical protein (KEGG: hbu:Hbut_1343 hypothetical protein~SPTR: A2BMG1 Putative uncharacterized protein), producing MGTTYILPIVGINVSGVEETLSILEKLYRSKSVEIFYTQFSILEIIGKLSRLDYDRRRVEIGLKAIRSRFKMVYTNNKRIYRGSRAT from the coding sequence TTGGGCACAACATATATACTTCCAATTGTTGGCATAAATGTTAGTGGTGTTGAGGAGACTCTTTCAATACTCGAAAAGCTGTATAGATCCAAATCTGTGGAGATATTCTATACGCAATTCAGTATACTTGAAATCATAGGTAAGCTGTCTAGGTTAGATTACGATAGGAGAAGGGTAGAGATTGGACTTAAAGCAATTAGATCGAGATTCAAAATGGTTTACACCAACAACAAGAGGATATATAGAGGCTCTAGAGCTACGTAA
- a CDS encoding hypothetical protein (KEGG: Hypothetical protein CBG08535~SPTR: B5ITE5 Putative uncharacterized protein), whose product MERLYVLFIVLLMLLLTLGFTPSTPSIDTQIGYRLVRVPIDVYSMQPVLVFAYVPSGRVVELEIYIHIGIRTSGIGLSPPFISGVVQRIPMVPIPWASKWYMAYIPGLPAESLSFSTRFLSRENVVWVNISSKVIYSLIVDGDTVASDSYIVKEGGVSRYTTPLVYAFIYDALIDPSIMEETFGLGPHGWVIGGGESVRVMIIAIDDSSKPMLRFEYRVGDGSWTPAPISDSLAMEKLYNLTISINSNIKSIEDWIRQYYSIEIPRSIPTIRIAEAVIPPQNPGTYVMFRAIATDVDGNTMVSPIGMYYVVNKSSDTRILVIDPHILLWLSIENLRSITNISKSVYSYGIPDDISRPIAYIKSISGSVERYGIVSFHHWEYLGKYYNIYIAWPKSDVANLLNTFKPSVIILSSLGLGLQGGGIWNWDLRDIHADGRSLLDTLASYIKTSHAGLIATHATLSDWIVWTSCGERVKIGARGHIGYNLSDMDILNERTVAALLGMPELALWEYVRDAIAMAICIEQPEIGMLIGSIPLQVPHIPWNGVLRLTPEAKDLGWDLPQEFTVEMSTLLKEYGFRAYTEVGWQFALPRALAYVAWNSSYEAREHFAVLRDRLSMLIGNITGGVVDEAKLKSHLDRGLEGGLRDFYRSLNAARIRGSTFNISIPIGVGRSMNISIDVGKEALLNILQRMPVKIVALSPNGLAGIVVHDKFWDLNGYRAVYFSFEVEAVSGDIAEKLLVNAVEWVRKWQFRDVTELLGGVLRVPKDVATRFRDVVATLQGKEVFSDGLILNEEGGAEIKLSLSTGRLYIAIAHPTSNVYIDIAKGDAKIVNITRISDTVTKIVVDVEKSGDVVLLLKAGSEASLNSIYVTIKFEAYATTTSPTTTTTPVTTTTTTITTTAITTTMFPTTTPLTTTITSPTATTPPSPTTTPVSKTTVTSTTTPTTATTSISTYLPSSSPTPTTQTTPSIQLGTVLVVVGVIAVVIAIAVILMHRKR is encoded by the coding sequence ATGGAGAGACTCTATGTCTTGTTTATAGTATTGCTTATGTTGTTACTAACATTGGGCTTCACCCCCTCTACACCATCTATAGATACACAGATTGGGTATAGACTTGTTAGAGTTCCCATCGATGTCTATTCAATGCAACCTGTACTGGTCTTTGCCTATGTTCCTAGTGGTAGAGTTGTTGAGCTTGAGATCTATATACATATTGGGATTAGGACAAGTGGTATAGGGCTGTCACCACCGTTTATATCTGGTGTGGTGCAGAGGATACCTATGGTTCCTATTCCATGGGCTTCTAAATGGTATATGGCTTATATACCTGGTTTACCTGCGGAGAGCCTGAGTTTTAGCACAAGGTTTCTATCTAGGGAAAATGTTGTATGGGTTAATATAAGTAGTAAGGTTATATATAGCCTTATTGTTGATGGGGATACAGTAGCTTCTGATAGCTATATCGTTAAAGAGGGAGGAGTATCTAGATATACAACTCCACTTGTCTATGCATTTATATATGATGCTCTCATCGATCCAAGCATTATGGAGGAGACCTTTGGCTTAGGTCCACATGGCTGGGTTATTGGTGGTGGAGAGAGTGTTAGGGTAATGATTATAGCTATAGACGATAGCTCTAAGCCTATGCTAAGATTCGAGTATAGAGTGGGTGATGGTTCCTGGACCCCAGCTCCAATAAGCGATAGTCTGGCTATGGAGAAACTATATAATTTGACTATCAGCATTAACAGCAATATAAAGTCTATAGAGGATTGGATTAGACAGTACTATAGCATAGAAATCCCAAGATCTATACCAACTATTAGAATAGCAGAAGCCGTTATACCTCCCCAGAACCCGGGTACATATGTCATGTTTAGAGCTATTGCTACAGATGTTGATGGAAACACCATGGTTTCGCCAATAGGAATGTACTATGTTGTCAACAAATCTAGTGATACAAGAATCCTAGTTATAGATCCACATATATTGCTATGGCTATCTATAGAAAATTTAAGGTCTATAACCAACATTTCAAAGAGTGTTTATAGCTATGGTATTCCAGACGATATCTCTAGACCCATAGCATATATCAAAAGTATTTCAGGATCTGTAGAGAGATACGGAATTGTTTCTTTCCATCACTGGGAATATCTAGGTAAATACTACAACATATATATAGCGTGGCCCAAGAGCGATGTTGCTAATCTTCTCAATACCTTTAAGCCTAGTGTCATCATATTGAGTAGTCTGGGTCTCGGGCTCCAGGGTGGAGGTATCTGGAACTGGGATCTCAGGGATATCCATGCTGATGGGAGAAGCCTGCTTGACACCTTAGCATCATATATCAAGACTAGTCATGCAGGTCTCATAGCTACACATGCTACTTTGAGCGACTGGATTGTGTGGACAAGCTGTGGGGAGAGGGTTAAGATAGGTGCGCGTGGCCATATAGGCTACAATCTATCGGATATGGACATACTAAATGAGAGGACTGTGGCAGCTCTCCTCGGAATGCCTGAGCTAGCACTATGGGAGTATGTAAGGGATGCTATAGCTATGGCTATCTGTATAGAGCAGCCAGAGATTGGAATGCTTATCGGTTCAATACCTCTCCAGGTACCTCACATCCCCTGGAATGGTGTTCTGAGACTTACACCAGAGGCAAAGGATCTGGGATGGGATCTGCCACAAGAATTCACAGTAGAGATGTCCACTCTACTCAAGGAGTATGGATTCAGAGCCTATACAGAGGTCGGGTGGCAGTTTGCCTTGCCGAGGGCTCTAGCTTACGTTGCATGGAATTCATCCTATGAGGCGAGGGAGCATTTTGCTGTGCTTAGAGATAGACTTTCAATGCTCATTGGAAACATTACTGGTGGAGTAGTCGACGAAGCGAAGCTGAAATCCCATCTCGACAGAGGTCTTGAAGGGGGTTTAAGAGACTTCTATAGGTCTTTGAATGCAGCTAGAATCAGGGGTTCAACCTTCAACATATCTATACCTATTGGGGTTGGCAGATCTATGAACATATCTATTGATGTTGGTAAAGAGGCTCTGCTAAACATTCTCCAGAGGATGCCTGTTAAAATAGTTGCCCTATCTCCCAATGGTCTAGCTGGTATTGTTGTTCATGACAAGTTCTGGGATCTGAATGGCTATAGAGCTGTATACTTCAGTTTTGAGGTTGAGGCTGTCTCTGGAGATATAGCTGAGAAGCTTTTGGTCAATGCTGTTGAGTGGGTTAGAAAGTGGCAGTTTAGAGATGTTACAGAGCTTCTCGGAGGAGTCCTAAGGGTTCCAAAAGATGTTGCAACTAGGTTCAGAGATGTTGTAGCAACCTTACAAGGTAAGGAGGTGTTCTCAGATGGACTTATACTCAATGAGGAGGGTGGAGCTGAGATAAAGCTGAGCCTATCCACAGGAAGACTCTACATAGCTATAGCTCATCCAACAAGCAATGTATATATAGATATAGCCAAGGGAGATGCAAAGATAGTGAATATAACTAGGATTAGCGATACAGTGACTAAGATAGTTGTAGATGTTGAGAAGAGTGGAGACGTCGTACTCCTACTTAAAGCAGGATCAGAAGCATCTCTAAATAGTATCTATGTAACCATTAAGTTTGAAGCCTATGCAACAACTACATCTCCAACAACTACTACTACACCAGTAACCACAACTACCACAACCATTACAACAACTGCTATAACTACCACTATGTTTCCAACTACTACTCCCCTAACAACCACTATTACCTCTCCAACAGCTACTACACCACCTAGCCCAACAACCACTCCAGTCAGTAAAACAACAGTCACATCTACAACAACACCAACAACAGCTACAACATCAATATCAACATATTTACCTAGCTCATCACCCACACCAACCACCCAGACAACACCTAGTATACAGCTGGGCACAGTTCTAGTGGTGGTAGGAGTTATAGCTGTAGTGATAGCGATAGCTGTGATACTGATGCACAGGAAGCGGTAA
- a CDS encoding conserved hypothetical protein (KEGG: tpe:Tpen_1276 hypothetical protein~SPTR: A1RZP4 Putative uncharacterized protein~PFAM: Phlebovirus nonstructural protein NS-M): protein MAITAEAIVELFEKDVRARKRLAELLVSEPDIRLAIINAVLRDVATKSDIERIRGEFDKIRSEYATKEDIKILGSEIEKIRGEYATKEDVKILRDEIEKIRADLVDVRERLSKLEGIVSQLVERMNDFDKRIDALDKRIDSLDKRLDYVAKISWTLTAGVIATLIVNIVILVITHWILR, encoded by the coding sequence GTGGCTATAACTGCTGAAGCTATTGTTGAACTCTTTGAGAAGGATGTAAGGGCTAGAAAGAGGTTGGCTGAGCTCCTTGTTTCTGAGCCTGATATAAGATTAGCTATTATTAATGCTGTTCTTAGGGATGTTGCTACTAAGAGTGATATTGAGAGAATTAGAGGTGAGTTCGATAAGATTAGGAGTGAGTATGCAACTAAAGAAGATATAAAGATATTGGGGAGTGAGATAGAGAAGATTAGAGGGGAGTATGCGACTAAGGAGGATGTAAAGATTTTGAGGGATGAGATTGAGAAGATCAGAGCTGATCTTGTAGATGTTAGGGAGAGGTTGTCTAAGTTAGAGGGAATAGTCTCACAGCTTGTTGAGAGAATGAATGATTTTGATAAGAGAATAGATGCACTAGATAAGAGGATTGATTCACTGGATAAGAGACTTGACTATGTGGCAAAGATCTCCTGGACACTTACAGCAGGAGTGATAGCAACACTCATAGTAAACATAGTTATATTGGTTATTACACATTGGATATTGAGGTAA
- a CDS encoding hypothetical protein (KEGG: pab:PAB0133 hypothetical protein~SPTR: Q9V273 Putative uncharacterized protein), which produces MGRRTVVIGIVAVVVLIAIGVSVYMFFFRGGVGVKGFVNITSIELYVDCDRVSEDITPIEIYIDISNGFPIDVDVSGGRMDLYVNGLRTGDISIPSTKIGRGVNRLVIDFVLSNDLIDDVWYRHLKNNESSVAVLRGGIGFKTPIGDIEIPIDFGRNVSTHIFPIEEELDREVDLGVLGKIIIKSIRIELENISLTETGLRAHLAIENRLKAIPLYINWIAFRVKINDIAIAEGRQETATSIAPGEIDSIPFTISLENTKIPLAWYKHIKNRERSDISIEIWLEINIAGKTIEILKENPLTIKTSLETNIFKYKE; this is translated from the coding sequence GTGGGTAGACGTACTGTAGTTATAGGTATTGTAGCTGTGGTTGTGTTGATTGCTATAGGTGTTTCTGTGTATATGTTTTTCTTTAGGGGTGGTGTAGGTGTGAAGGGGTTTGTCAACATAACTAGTATTGAATTATATGTTGATTGTGATAGGGTTTCTGAGGATATAACTCCTATAGAGATCTATATAGATATATCTAATGGCTTTCCTATAGATGTTGATGTATCTGGAGGTAGAATGGATTTATATGTAAATGGTCTTAGGACTGGTGATATATCTATACCGAGTACAAAGATTGGTAGGGGTGTGAATAGACTTGTTATAGACTTTGTATTAAGCAATGATCTTATCGATGATGTTTGGTATAGACATCTAAAGAATAATGAGTCTTCTGTAGCTGTTTTGAGGGGTGGTATAGGATTTAAGACTCCTATAGGCGATATAGAGATTCCTATAGATTTTGGAAGAAATGTTTCGACACACATATTCCCAATTGAGGAGGAACTGGATAGGGAGGTAGATCTAGGGGTTCTGGGAAAGATCATTATAAAAAGTATTAGAATAGAGCTAGAGAACATATCGCTAACAGAGACAGGGCTTAGAGCTCATCTAGCTATTGAGAATAGATTGAAAGCTATACCACTATATATCAACTGGATAGCATTTAGAGTAAAAATAAATGATATTGCTATCGCTGAAGGCAGACAAGAAACAGCAACCTCTATAGCACCTGGAGAAATAGATTCCATACCATTTACAATATCGTTAGAAAACACAAAAATCCCACTAGCATGGTACAAACATATAAAGAATAGAGAAAGATCAGATATATCAATAGAGATATGGCTAGAGATAAACATCGCTGGAAAAACCATAGAAATACTAAAAGAAAACCCACTAACAATAAAAACATCGCTAGAGACAAATATATTCAAATACAAAGAATAA
- a CDS encoding paREP8 (KEGG: tne:Tneu_1122 paREP8~SPTR: B1YE40 PaREP8~PFAM: Archaeal PaREP1/PaREP8 family), with product MFSVEEILLDASMMELMESKRSGDMMRLRDVAEKAWLAVSRAVEALLVALGVEVRSYREKRDWLRKLGYEALRDGFAAREKFLHIDCFYDGICDAEFVEYEISKVEEILRFVDEETKKLRTREQPSKL from the coding sequence TTGTTCTCTGTTGAGGAGATTCTTTTGGATGCTTCGATGATGGAGCTGATGGAGTCTAAGAGGAGTGGGGATATGATGAGGCTGAGGGATGTTGCTGAGAAGGCGTGGCTAGCGGTTAGCAGGGCTGTGGAAGCGCTTCTTGTGGCTCTGGGTGTAGAGGTTAGGAGCTACAGGGAGAAGAGGGACTGGCTTAGGAAGCTTGGCTATGAAGCTCTGAGGGACGGGTTTGCTGCCAGAGAAAAGTTTCTACACATCGACTGTTTCTACGACGGTATATGCGATGCTGAGTTTGTAGAGTATGAGATCTCAAAGGTTGAAGAGATCTTGAGATTCGTCGATGAAGAGACCAAAAAGCTTAGAACTAGAGAACAGCCTTCGAAACTCTGA
- a CDS encoding hypothetical protein (KEGG: mpl:Mpal_1995 membrane protein-like protein): protein MTKLYLLLKLYLKLSLSDPGYLKPLLVLVLAIVTLIVFYFLIVLPDFYIALLYIPILVFILPGPLHSLLMYPLLRSIYSSGFDTNMEYYVKLDIYIQKCFWKGVVFNKFNVIALVLLISLFIFSQFFITIWSIKALTIIFNLLFIVFGLQFGYIRAKIYKSMLLDRRDCRESSELPKDVKDAINILGLSNDPRKFFSDTKASIGLSTLIAIVLGYVAIFLAHGLKGFSFGSFEGFLQKSIELSFLSNNNNEALKQYGLELLFISLFYIFPFTLTIDYYVFVVQTLRYLRRWNISSQLDIRLSQLKRSLLVEISYDVAIPFVSIFLKSMWRGGIPSEFTNLYTFIPAILMTFSMGPITYFLKLVVELLLQHLSRDHSPH, encoded by the coding sequence ATGACCAAGTTATATTTGTTGCTCAAGCTATATCTGAAACTAAGCTTAAGTGACCCAGGATATCTTAAACCGCTATTAGTGCTAGTATTAGCTATAGTGACGCTCATAGTCTTCTATTTTCTAATTGTATTGCCAGATTTTTACATAGCTTTACTGTATATACCGATATTAGTCTTCATACTTCCTGGTCCACTACATTCTCTACTTATGTACCCTCTCTTGAGAAGCATATACTCATCAGGGTTCGACACAAACATGGAGTACTATGTAAAGTTGGACATCTATATACAGAAGTGTTTTTGGAAAGGGGTTGTATTTAATAAATTTAATGTAATTGCCTTAGTGCTTTTAATAAGTTTGTTTATCTTCTCACAGTTTTTCATTACAATTTGGTCGATAAAGGCGTTAACAATAATATTCAACTTGCTCTTCATTGTTTTTGGTTTGCAATTTGGATATATACGTGCAAAAATCTATAAGAGCATGTTGCTTGATAGAAGGGATTGCCGAGAATCCTCTGAGTTACCCAAAGATGTGAAAGACGCTATAAACATTCTTGGTTTGTCTAACGATCCTCGCAAGTTCTTCTCTGATACTAAAGCGTCGATAGGGCTCTCCACCCTTATAGCCATAGTTCTAGGGTATGTAGCAATATTTTTAGCACATGGACTGAAAGGATTTAGTTTTGGATCATTTGAGGGATTTCTTCAAAAATCCATAGAGTTGAGCTTTCTAAGTAACAATAACAATGAGGCTTTAAAGCAATACGGACTAGAACTCTTGTTTATATCGCTATTCTACATCTTCCCCTTTACATTAACAATTGACTACTATGTATTTGTCGTACAGACTTTAAGGTACCTAAGAAGGTGGAATATATCTTCTCAGCTAGATATTCGTCTATCGCAATTAAAGCGATCACTGCTTGTTGAAATCTCCTATGATGTGGCCATCCCGTTTGTCTCAATATTTCTTAAAAGCATGTGGAGAGGGGGAATACCAAGCGAGTTTACGAACTTGTACACATTTATACCAGCAATATTAATGACTTTCTCAATGGGGCCTATCACATACTTCCTCAAGTTGGTCGTAGAGTTACTTCTTCAACATCTTTCCAGAGATCATTCCCCACATTAG